From Variimorphobacter saccharofermentans, one genomic window encodes:
- the spoVT gene encoding stage V sporulation protein T — protein sequence MKATGIVRRIDDLGRVVVPKEIRRTLRIREGDPLEIFTDREGEIILKKYSPIGELGQFAKQYADSLTQTTGHIIAITDKDQFIAVAGPTKKDLITKGISHDLEEVINERETVVAGRDEKSFVRIMNDDDSEFTYQVITPIISEGDAIGSVIILTKDAKTKFGELETKLAATAAAFLGRQMEQ from the coding sequence ATGAAAGCTACCGGAATAGTAAGAAGAATAGATGACCTCGGCCGTGTCGTTGTACCAAAGGAAATTCGACGGACTTTAAGAATAAGAGAAGGAGACCCTTTAGAGATATTTACCGATAGAGAAGGAGAAATTATTTTAAAGAAATATTCTCCAATCGGTGAATTGGGTCAGTTTGCAAAGCAATATGCAGACTCTCTTACTCAGACCACAGGGCATATCATTGCCATTACTGATAAGGATCAATTCATAGCAGTAGCGGGTCCAACAAAGAAGGACCTGATTACAAAGGGTATCAGTCATGATCTGGAAGAAGTAATCAATGAGAGAGAAACCGTAGTTGCAGGAAGAGATGAAAAGAGCTTTGTTCGTATTATGAATGATGACGATTCAGAGTTCACCTATCAGGTTATCACTCCAATAATCAGTGAAGGAGATGCGATTGGTTCTGTAATCATCCTGACCAAGGATGCCAAAACAAAATTTGGAGAATTAGAGACGAAATTAGCCGCAACAGCGGCGGCGTTTTTAGGCAGACAAATGGAACAATAA